A genome region from Candidatus Manganitrophus noduliformans includes the following:
- a CDS encoding tetratricopeptide repeat protein: MITNSFLQLGNRAFSTGDYATALQYYQKALEGIRGDPDQLADLYGNIGNVYGAIGQIEQAIDFYKKAVEILRRSEAYARLGVTYVNIGNLYADEGNFDQAIHFYKQGVLLLEREEQWDHLSVLYGNFSMVLVRKSEFRSGLEYAEKGMALAKKLKRPALLADASHRLSKAKGAMGEIEEARRLSESALALYTELKNEMGCAAALYHQAFLSEQQGDLEGAIRCLELVVAIDEKHGLPKLAENKARLSRLRAVRDPDPFREPT; the protein is encoded by the coding sequence ATGATCACAAATTCCTTTCTCCAGCTCGGGAACCGCGCATTTTCAACCGGAGATTACGCGACGGCGTTGCAATATTATCAAAAAGCGCTGGAAGGAATCCGGGGGGACCCCGATCAGCTTGCCGATCTTTACGGCAACATCGGGAATGTCTACGGCGCCATCGGTCAGATTGAACAGGCGATCGACTTCTATAAAAAAGCGGTCGAGATATTAAGACGCTCGGAAGCATATGCCCGCCTGGGAGTCACCTACGTCAATATCGGCAATCTTTACGCCGACGAAGGGAATTTCGATCAGGCGATTCACTTTTATAAGCAGGGGGTCCTCCTTTTAGAGCGGGAGGAACAATGGGATCACCTCTCCGTTCTTTACGGGAATTTTTCAATGGTCTTGGTCAGAAAGTCGGAGTTCCGGAGCGGCTTGGAGTATGCGGAAAAAGGGATGGCGTTGGCGAAAAAATTAAAACGCCCCGCGCTTCTGGCCGACGCCTCCCATCGGCTGTCGAAGGCAAAGGGGGCGATGGGAGAGATCGAGGAAGCCCGGCGTCTCAGCGAATCGGCCCTTGCCCTTTACACCGAGCTGAAAAATGAAATGGGCTGCGCGGCGGCCCTTTATCATCAAGCTTTTTTATCCGAACAGCAAGGAGATCTGGAGGGGGCGATCCGCTGCTTGGAGCTGGTCGTCGCCATCGATGAGAAGCACGGTCTTCCCAAGCTCGCCGAGAATAAAGCGAGACTCTCCCGGCTGCGCGCCGTAAGGGATCCGGACCCTTTCCGGGAACCGACCTAA
- a CDS encoding HPF/RaiA family ribosome-associated protein, translating to MDIKIEWQNSKPSPYWNDIIQDHINRLKTGRQKITHARVTLRKSQHHLNGADEATVVLSVPGKTLTANKTAETIGDVINEVFSAVEQELHRYKEKREQVGQKGAARSHLQGVIVRLFKDRNYGFIQAEGQEDIYFHRNSVSGMPFNDLETGTRVEFDAEEGDEGPQASRVSIK from the coding sequence ATGGATATCAAAATCGAATGGCAGAATTCAAAACCGTCACCTTATTGGAACGATATCATTCAAGACCATATTAACCGCCTTAAAACCGGGCGGCAGAAAATTACGCATGCCCGGGTCACCCTCCGGAAAAGCCAACACCATCTCAACGGAGCCGATGAGGCGACGGTTGTTCTGTCCGTTCCTGGAAAAACGCTCACCGCCAACAAAACCGCCGAGACGATCGGCGATGTGATCAATGAAGTCTTCAGCGCGGTTGAGCAAGAGCTGCATCGTTACAAGGAGAAGCGGGAACAGGTCGGACAAAAAGGCGCGGCGCGCAGCCATCTTCAGGGGGTGATTGTCCGGTTGTTCAAGGACCGGAATTATGGATTCATCCAAGCCGAGGGACAAGAAGATATCTATTTCCATCGAAATTCCGTGTCAGGGATGCCGTTTAACGACTTGGAGACGGGGACCCGTGTCGAGTTCGATGCGGAGGAGGGAGATGAGGGACCGCAAGCGTCACGCGTAAGCATCAAATAG